GGCGGAGAGGGCGTACAGCACGCCTGCCGCGCCGTACGCGATGTTGATGCCGCCTCCGGGCAGGAACTGCGCGATGTCGCCGGGGAAAAGGCGGTCGTCGCGGTCCGGGGTGGCGGACGCGAGGATCGAGGTGCGCAGCGCGGCCCGCAATTCGTCCCAAGTGGACACTCCGGGCAGCGGGAGGCCGGGCATCCGGGACGGCTCCGGCTCCGCGCCCTCGATGACGCGCACGGATTCGTCCAACGCGCCCGGCGGCAACGGGAAGACCTTGGCCGCGTACTCCGCGATCTGCCGTGCCTTGCCGGGGTCGAACCGCGTGGTGATGGTGGCCTGCGGGGCGAACATGCCCAGGTACATGCAGGCGAGCGCGTACCGGTCCACCTCGGTGCCGAGCCGGTCGGCGGGCGCGGAGAACGCCGGGTGCGCGAGCGACGAGCGGGCCGCGTCTTCCGCCAGGGTGGCGACCTCGAAGTCGATCAGCACCAGCCGGCCCTCGGCCGTGACCAGGATGTTCTCCGGGTGCAAATCGCCGAACACGACGCCGCGTCCGTGCAGCGCGTCCACCGCGGCGGAGACCTTGGCGAGCATGCCCAGTGCCCACTCGACGTATTCGGCCAGCTTCTCCGGCCCCGGATCGGGATGGGTCAGCGGATAGCGGTGCACCAGCAGGCGCTGCAACGGGTTGCCGTCGACGAACTCCTCGACGAGGAAGTGGTGTTCGCCCAGTTCGAAGGAGTCGAGCATCGCGGGCACCACGTCGAGTCCGGCGAGGCGGCCCAGCATGTCGCGCTCGTGCCCGATCCGGGTCACCGCGTCGCGGCCGGCCACGTCGAGGCCCGCGTACGGCCGGCCCTCCTTGAGCACGACGCGGTCGCCGGTGCGGGTGTCCCGGCCGAGGTACACGCCGCCGCCGTTCGAGAACTGCATCGCGCTTTCGATCGCGTACGGCAGATCCGCCGTGGTGACGGCCGCCCGGGCGGCTAGGTGCGGTTCCAGGAACGACGGCAGCGGGATCCACGGCGGGAGCGCGAACGTCGGGCCGCGCACGTCGGGAACCAGTGCGCCGTCGGCATTTTCGATGGCGAGCACGCGCTCCCCGTTGTCCGATACGCAGAAACGCTCGGTGAAGCCGCCGTACCGCACATACAGCGGCCCGTCGCCGTAGCGGAGATCGCTGAGGATGTAGGGGCCTGCTACCCCGCGAAGCAGGCCGTCCAGTTCGGCGAGCACGGTCTCGAACCGGGTGTCCGAATCCGGGTAAATAGTGGCCAGTTTTCCGCTCGATCCCCGGAATGCCGATTTGGCGTTGAACAGCACCACGACATTTCTGCTGCGCAAGAATTTGAACGCGATCCGGTTGCTTTCGCAGTATTCCCAGACCGCGTCCAGCACCCGTTCGGCGTCCTCCAGCCGTGCCGACACATGGATCTTCCAGCCTTGCGCCGGGAGCGGGACGTCCTCGGGCGCGTAGTACATCCAGGTGTCGCTGGACTCGTGCGCCCATCCGGGCGGAACCGCGCGCGCGGTGGCCGCGAAGTCCGTGCTGTCGCCGGCGTGCCGGGTCGGCTGGTCGTAGAACAGCCGGTCGGCGAGGCAGTAGACCTCGTAGTTCGCCTCGTCCCGCACCGTCATCCGAGCCCACCTCTTCAGCTGCGATTCATGGCCGGACGGAAGGTTAAGAAATGGGGTTTCCGGCCGGCTTAGCGTTCTCTTACGGGCATTTGGAGGCGGGTTAATCGGCGGTACGCTGCTCCATTTGGGGGCTAATCGCACGAATGGAGCAATTTTGTTTCCGAGGGTAACGGAGCGCGATTTCCAACGACTGGATGTGGGCAGGCCGAGTACTCTCCCGACGAAGGGCGCGTATGAGCATCCGGAATACCCTGGACTTCGCCGAAGCGGCGGAATCGGCGCCCGGTGTCCGCTGCGGCGGCGGATTCCGGTGGTATGAACGCGGCGGATGCCGGATAGCGGGTGCGGGTTCGGCAGGGTGCCGGGAAAGCCGGGAGGCGGCCGCCGAGGCCCGGGAATGGTCCGCGCCACCTGCGGCCGCTTCGGCGAAAGAGGTGTGCGGTCGGTTTTCCGATCACTCGTTGTCGGCAAGTCCTGGCGTGGGAAAGTAAAAGACCAACAAGGCAAAGGCGTTCCAGGTGAGATCAATGCGACTAAGCTTGCCTAGCACCGCCTCGACGGCTGGTCCGAAAGCAGCAGCCGGTGCGGACGTGCTGCGCGAAGACGCCGAGACGCACGGAGGGACCGGCCGCGGTCCGCAAGGCGGCCGCCTCGGTTGGGACGCGGTGCCCGTCTCCATGCCCGGCCTCGCTGCCAGCGGCTTTCTGGCCGCGGTGCCTGAGCACGGCTTCGGGCCGGATGCCGAGTGCGGAGCGATCGGGCGGCACTCGGCGACCGAAGTGCCGCGCAAGGTGGCGATCTACGCGCTGGGCACTTTCCGGGTCACCCGAAACGGCGTCGCCGTGCCGAGGACGGCGTGGCAGTCCCGCAAGGCGCGA
The nucleotide sequence above comes from Amycolatopsis sp. AA4. Encoded proteins:
- the lanKC gene encoding class III lanthionine synthetase LanKC, producing the protein MTVRDEANYEVYCLADRLFYDQPTRHAGDSTDFAATARAVPPGWAHESSDTWMYYAPEDVPLPAQGWKIHVSARLEDAERVLDAVWEYCESNRIAFKFLRSRNVVVLFNAKSAFRGSSGKLATIYPDSDTRFETVLAELDGLLRGVAGPYILSDLRYGDGPLYVRYGGFTERFCVSDNGERVLAIENADGALVPDVRGPTFALPPWIPLPSFLEPHLAARAAVTTADLPYAIESAMQFSNGGGVYLGRDTRTGDRVVLKEGRPYAGLDVAGRDAVTRIGHERDMLGRLAGLDVVPAMLDSFELGEHHFLVEEFVDGNPLQRLLVHRYPLTHPDPGPEKLAEYVEWALGMLAKVSAAVDALHGRGVVFGDLHPENILVTAEGRLVLIDFEVATLAEDAARSSLAHPAFSAPADRLGTEVDRYALACMYLGMFAPQATITTRFDPGKARQIAEYAAKVFPLPPGALDESVRVIEGAEPEPSRMPGLPLPGVSTWDELRAALRTSILASATPDRDDRLFPGDIAQFLPGGGINIAYGAAGVLYALSATGAGRFPEHEDWLRKHALTPADGAALGFYNGLHGVAYVLAELGHRQDALRILERCLAMPPDATELGLHGGLAGIGLNLLHFRADLGLEAALSVVDQVADRLGGVTDVPEISGGDHPRAGLMFGSAGPALLFLHAYEQTGDLGLLDRAEIALRQDLRRCIRAEDGTVQIDQGWRTLPYLDEGSVGIALVLERYLRHRPDEELGEILARLRAVTRSAYFVQSGLYTGRAGMLLAAQPSAVDTLVRGLGWHAVPYADGLAFPGDQLLRLSMDFATGTAGVLFALGSVLHDAPVRLPFLAGPENPDATGHSSPDDRSKEV